A single Tamandua tetradactyla isolate mTamTet1 chromosome X, mTamTet1.pri, whole genome shotgun sequence DNA region contains:
- the TLR8 gene encoding toll-like receptor 8: MTLQSPLLICLFLLILGFTEANYSRSYPCDERKQNASVVAECNDRRLQEVPQTVGRYVTELELSGNFITHITNESFRGLQNLTKINLNHNANQQHQNENPKMDKNGMNITDGAFLNLKKLRELLLEDNQLQRIPAGLPGSLKELSLIQNNISLVTKKNTSGLRNLESLYMGWNCYFGNHCIKTFDVEDGAFERLMNLKVLSLSFNTLFQVPPNLPNSLRQLYLSNTKIKSISQEDLKGLRNLRLLDLSGNCPRCFNAPFPCEPCDRDASLKIHPLAFQNLTQLRYLNLSSTSLRVISPSWFDNMPHLKVLHLEFNYLVKEIASGAFLMKLSSLEILDLSFNYEKTEYPQYINISKNFCNLSSLQVLHLKGYVFQELRKEDFEPLMKLPKLKTINLGINFIKQIDFTLFQHFPNLTTIYLSENRISPLVNDRQTFANSPSFQSHILKPRSANGKFDPHSNFYHNTHPLIKPQCTAYGKALDLSLNSIFFIGKKQFEAFHDIACLNLSSNGNAQVLHGTEFSAVPHVKYLDLTHNKLDFADDNALSDLPNLEVLDLSYNWHYFRLAGVTHRLGFIQNLTELKVLNLSYNNIYTLTEFELKSMSLEELAFRGNRLDLLWHDEDNRYWHLFKFLRNLTRLDLSFNKLQRIPNEAFLNLPQSLTELHLSDNKLNFFNWTLLQQFPHLCLLDLSQNELSTLTNSLSIFTFSLQTLLLRKNRIFHLPFGFLSEASSLIHLDLSSNQLKMIRTSTLHTKTATNLAILDLRENPFDCTCDIGDFRRWMDENLNVTIPKLIDVVCASPGDQRGKSIVSLELMTCISDTTAAILFSFTFFVTTMVMLVALAHHLFYWDVWFIYHMCSAKIKGYRSLSTSQTFYDAYISYDTKDASVTDWVINELRFHLEESEGKNVLLCLEERDWDPGLAIIDNLMQSINQSKKTVFVLTKKYAKNWNFKTAFYLALQRLMDENMDVIIFILLEPVLQHSQYLRLRQRICKSSILRWPDNPKAEGLFWQSLKNMVLTENDSRYNNLYIDSIK, translated from the coding sequence ATGACCCTTCAGTCTCCACTTCTCATCTGCCTTTTCCTGTTAATCTTGGGCTTCACAGAAGCAAATTATTCTAGAAGCTATCCTTGCgatgagagaaaacaaaatgcCTCTGTTGTTGCAGAGTGCAATGATCGTCGACTGCAAGAAGTTCCCCAAACAGTGGGCAGATATGTGACAGAACTAGAGCTATCTGGTAATTTCATCACACACATAACGAATGAATCATTTCGAGGGCTGCAAAATCTTACTAAAataaatctaaaccacaatgcAAATCAACAGCATCAGAATGAAAATcccaaaatggataaaaatggcATGAACATTACAGACGGGGCATTCCTTAATCTAAAAAAACTAAGGGAGTTGCTGCTTGAAGACAACCAGTTACAGAGAATACCTGCTGGTTTGCCAGGGTCTTTGAAAGAACTCAGTCTAATTCAAAACAATATATCTTTGGTAACTAAAAAGAACACTTCAGGTCTTAGGAACTTGGAAAGTCTCTATATGGGCTGGAACTGCTATTTCGGCAATCACTGTATAAAAACTTTTGACGTGGAAGACGGAGCATTTGAAAGGCTTATGAATTTGAAGGTGCTATCACTATCTTTCAATACTCTTTTCCAGGTGCCACCAAACCTGCCTAACTCTCTAAGACAACTGTATCTTAGCAACACCAAGATCAAAAGCATCAGTCAAGAAGAcctcaagggactgagaaattTAAGGTTACTAGATTTAAGTGGGAACTGTCCACGGTGCTTCAATGCGCCATTTCCATGTGAACCTTGTGATAGGGACGCTTCACTTAAGATACATCCTCTTGCTTTTCAAAACCTGACCCAACTTCGCTACCTAAATCTCTCTAGTACTTCTCTCCGGGTGATTTCTCCAAGCTGGTTTGATAATATGCCTCATCTGAAGGTGCTGCATCTTGAATTCAACTACTTAGTGAAAGAAATAGCCTCTGGGGCATTTTTAATGAAACTGTCCTCCTTAGAAATACTTGACTTATCTTTTAACTATGAAAAGACTGAATATccacaatatattaatatttccaaAAATTTCTGCAATCTTTCATCTCTCCAGGTACTGCATTTAAAAGGTTATGTGTTCCAGGAACTTAGAAAAGAAGATTTTGAGCCCCTGATGAAGCTCCCCAAATTAAAAACCATCAACCTGGGCATTAACTTTATTAAGCAAATTGATTTTACTCTTTTCCAACATTTTCCCAATCTGACAACTATTTATTTGTCAGAAAACAGAATATCACCCTTGGTAAACGATAGGCAAACTTTTGCAAACAGTCCTTCTTTCCAAAGTCATATCCTTAAACCACGCTCAGCCAATGGCAAATTTGACCCGCATTCTAATTTTTATCATAACACCCATCCTTTAATAAAGCCACAATGCACTGCTTATGGAAAAGCCTTAGATTTAAGCTTGAACAGCATTTTCTTTATTGGGAAAAAACAATTTGAAGCGTTTCATGACATTGCCTGCTTAAATTTGTCTTCAAATGGCAATGCTCAAGTGCTACATGGAACTGAATTTTCAGCCGTGCCTCATGTAAAATATTTGGATTTGACACACAATAAACTAGACTTTGCTGATGATAATGCCCTCAGTGACTTGCCCAATTTAGAGGTTCTGGATCTCAGCTATAATTGGCATTATTTCAGACTAGCAGGAGTAACACATCGTCTAGGATTTATTCAAAATTTAACAGAACTAAAAGTCTTAAACTTGAGCTATAATAACATTTACACTTTAACCGAGTTTGAGCTGAAAAGCATGTCTCTGGAAGAATTAGCCTTCAGGGGAAACCGCCTTGACCTTCTGTGGCACGACGAAGACAACAGATACtggcatctttttaaatttctcaggaATCTGACacggcttgacttatcctttaaTAAACTTCAGCGTATCCCGAATGAAGCATTCCTTAACTTGCCCCAGAGCCTCACCGAACTGCATCTAAGTGATAAtaagttaaatttctttaattggACTTTACTCcaacagtttcctcatctctgctTGCTTGACTTAAGTCAAAATGAACTATCCACTTTAACTAATAGCCtatctatatttacattttctcttcaaACCCTGCTGCTGAGAAAAAACAGAATTTTCCACCTGCCCTTCGGTTTTCTTTCTGAAGCCAGCAGTCTGATACACCTCGATTTAAGTTCCAATCAGCTAAAGATGATCAGAACATCCACGTTGCACACTAAGACTGCCACCAATTTAGCTATTTTGGATCTAAGAGAAAATCCTTTTGACTGTACCTGTGACATTGGAGATTTTCgaagatggatggatgaaaaTCTGAATGTCACAATTCCCAAATTGATAGATGTCGTCTGTGCCAGTCCTGGGGATCAGAGAGGAAAAAGTATTGTGAGTCTGGAGCTAATGACCTGTATTTCAGATACCACTGCGGCAATCCTGTTTTCCTTCACATTCTTTGTCACCACCATGGTTATGCTGGTCGCCCTGGCTCACCATTTGTTTTACTGGGATGTCTGGTTTATCTACCATATGTGTTCAGCTAAGATAAAAGGCTATAGGTCTCTTTCCACCTCCCAAACTTTCTATGACGCTTACATTTCTTATGACACCAAGGATGCCTCCGTTACTGACTGGGTGATAAACGAGCTGCGCTTCCACCTAGAAGAGAGTGAAGGCAAAAATGTCCTTCTCTGCTTAGAGGAGAGGGATTGGGACCCTGGACTAGCCATCATCGATAACCTCATGCAAAGcataaaccaaagcaaaaaaaccGTATTTGTGTTAACCAAAAAATATGCCAAAAATTGGAACTTTAAAACGGCTTTCTATTTGGCCTTGCAGAGGTTAATGGATGAGAATATGGATGTGATTATATTTATTCTGCTGGAGCCAGTATTACAACATTCCCAGTATTTGAGGCTGCGGCAGAGGATCTGTAAGAGCTCCATCCTCCGGTGGCCTGACAACCCCAAGGCGGAAGGCTTGTTTTGGCAAAGTCTGAAAAACATGGTCTTAACTGAAAATGATTCCCGGTATAACAATTTGTACATTGATTCTATTAAGTAA